The Corallococcus soli genome segment CTTGTACTGGGCCTCCGTGAAGGCCGTCTTGCCGCTGCCGTCGTTGACGATCTCGATGCCGATGGAGCGCGCGTTCATGTCCGTGGGCACGCCATTGAGCGCGGACTTGCCCGCGTGCCAGGAGCGCTTCTCGTCACCGACGAGCTGGTAGATCTTCCCGTCCGTGTCCAGCATGTAGTTGGCGGACACCTTGCTCTGCGGATTGCGCATCCACGCCAGGTCGCCCTTGCCGTTGTTGGTGCCGGTGTGGTGCAGGATGATGGCGTCGATGTCCGTGCCGTTGCGCGAGTCCGAGTTGGGCGACGGCGTGTTGACGACCTCCGGCTTGGTGAACTTCCCCGGCTGGGTGGGCGTCGTCGGCGTCGTGGGCTTCGCCAGCGCCTTCTTCAGCGCCGCGGCCGTCTGCTCGCCGTAGAAGCCGGTGGTGGGCAGCTTCTGGTCGCCCTGGAACTTCTTCACCGCCGCTTCCGTCTGCGACCCGAACGTGCCCGGGCCCGACGCCACCTGCGCCTTCGTCAGGTAGCCCAGCTTCTGCAGGCCATCCTGGAGCTGCTTCACCT includes the following:
- a CDS encoding peptidoglycan recognition protein family protein, which produces MSIRPSSSSFTPAATPRTAATAPAVTAPPAGLRKGDSGPKVKQLQDGLQKLGYLTKAQVASGPGTFGSQTEAAVKKFQGDQKLPTTGFYGEQTAAALKKALAKPTTPTTPTQPGKFTKPEVVNTPSPNSDSRNGTDIDAIILHHTGTNNGKGDLAWMRNPQSKVSANYMLDTDGKIYQLVGDEKRSWHAGKSALNGVPTDMNARSIGIEIVNDGSGKTAFTEAQYKSLTQLVGYLKQEYKVPAGNILGHKDIAVPKGRKDDPAANFDWNRLRKGIGT